In the genome of Pseudonocardia cypriaca, the window GGTCCTGGTAGACGACGGGACCGTAGGCGGGGTGGATGTCGCGGCGCATGGCTGCCTCCTGCATCGGGACGGCTTGATGGACACCACAGTAACGACAATGATTGTCGTTATGTTCCGAGGCGGTGACGCAGGACGTCGACGTTCGGCCAGGTGGCGGATAGCGTCGATGGGCCCCACTGGGCCGACCGCACCGATCGAGAACCGCCGACGGCGCGACGGGCGCCGCCGAGCGACTGCCGTCCCCGCTTCCGGCGGCGACTCGACTCGTGTGCAGCAGGATCGAGTTCCGTGATTCGCTCCCCCCTGTCACGCCTCCTGCTCGTGGCCTCGGCCTGCATCGCAGCCTTCGGTATCGCGGCCTGCGGTCCCTCCGAACCGGACGAGCACGCCGAACACGCCGGCCATCAACCAGCCGCTGCCGCAGCGCCCGAAGCCCAGGGCGGGCACGGCGGTGGCCATGGTGGTGGCCACGGCTCCGGTGCCGTCATCCCCGCGCCCACGCTGTACGCGGTGCAGACCGGCCCGCTCGGCATCGTCCTCACCGACGGCTCCGGCCGCCTCGTGTACCGCTCGGACGCCGACCGCGCCGATCCGCCGACGTCCACCTGCGTCGACCAGTGCGCGCAGAACTGGATCCCGATCACCGCCCCGCCGGACCAGGAGCTCGACCTCGCCGGCGTCAAGGAGGAGCTGGTCGGGCGGTTGCAGCGGGCGGACGGCAGCTTCCAGCTCACGCTCGCCGGGTGGCCGCTCTACCGCAACCGGGACGACGACGGGACCCTCGCGAACGCAGGCCACAACGGCGCCGACGGCACGTGGTTCGTGGTCACGCCGCAGGGGGAGAAAGCGACCCCCGCCTGAGGTCTCGGCAGCGGCCGGGTCAGGCGCGCCGACCGTTCAGCGGAACGCGCCGGGGCACGACGCGGCGATGGTCGATCCGCCAGCCCGCCTCGGTGGCGACGACCCCGTCCTCGTACGTGACGGTGCCCACCGTGCCGTCGGTGTTGACCCCGATGCCCTTGGACCGGACGCGGGCGGTGCCGTCCCCGTGCTCGGTGATGACGATGTTGGTGACGTGGTGGCCGAGCGGGTTGTGTTCGCCGAGCGCGAGCGCTGCCGTGCGGATGGCCTCGATGCCGTGCAGCGCACCGCCGCCGAGCTCCGACACGTCGTAGACGACCGACGGGGTGAACAGCACGTCCAGCCGGTCGAGATCGCCGTCGTCGAAGACGTGACCGTGCAGCGAGATCAGCTCGGCGATCGCCGAGCGGTCGTCAGGGGAGAGCGTCATTGCGCGGAGCATGGGGCTCGTTCGGTTCAGGACGCAAGCGGATTCACGTCTGCAAGGCCAGCCAGGCCTCCAGCTCCCGCACGTACTGCGGCGCCCACTTCGGCGTCCACCGCAGGAAGTAGACGCCCATGGACAACGCGTGGATGGCGTGCCCCAGCCGGACCCGGGACTCCCAGCCGTCCGGGAGCGGGCAGACCGCGTCGTACGCGTCGAGGAACGCAGGCCTCCCCTCGGGGAACTCGTCGAAGATGTGCTCGTCGAGCTTGCCGAAGTCGAGGAAGCGGTCCGCGTAGCGGCCGTGCTCGAAGTCGAGCAGGCAGGCGATCCGCCCGTTGCGGAGGATGACGTTCTGGCGCCAGAGGTCGCCGTGGGTCAGCGACGGTGTGCCGTCCGCGGGCACGGCCTCCACCGCCCGGTGCAGCGCTGCCGCCACGCCGCCGCGACCGGCCGAGGTGAGGTCCTCCGGAGCCTCGGCCAGCCGGGAGTCGACCAAGGCGTGCAGGAAGCTCGGCATGTCCGGGTATCTCTCCGCGCCGAGCACGTCGCCGAACCACGGGCCGGAACAGGAGTGGACCCGCCCCACGACCTGGCCGAGGTCCTCGGCGAACCTCGTGCGTTCGGCGAGACCCATCGACTCCCACGCCTCGTCGGCGGGCGTGCCCTCCTGGAACTCCTGCACGAGCACCGGGCGCTGGAGGGCCGTGCTCCTCGGCGCGAAGGCGCGGAACCGCACCACCGGGACCCCGCCTTCGCCGGCTCGACGAGTGGTGGCGATCAACCGCCGGAGGTGCTCGGGGTCGGTGTCCCGCACGGGTGCCTTGACCAGGAGAGGGCCCTCGTCGGTGTCGGCGACCCACTGCCTGCTGGTGTATCCGGCGTCGAGCGGCCGGATCGTGGCCACCCGGACGCCGGGGCATGCTTCCACCAGCGCGCTCCGGACAGCATCCGGCGTGATGGCTGGTTCATCTGTGCTCACCGTCACGCGCCGAGATTAGCGAAACCGATCATCGCTGTGCCGGGATAGCATCGCCGCGTGACGATGGATTGCTGTGGGCAGGACCTCACCCCGGCGGTGGCGCTGTTCCGCTCCCTGGCCGACCCGGCGCGGTTGGCGATCGTGCAGCGGCTGGCCCACGGAGAGGCGCGGGTGGTCGATCTGACCCGGTCGCTCGGGCTGGCGCAGTCGACGGTGTCGAAACACCTCGCGTGCTTGCGCGACTGCGGGTTGATCGACTTCAGGACGCAGGGGCGTCAGTCGTTCTACTCGCTGACCCGCCCGGAGCTGATCGACCTGCTGCGCAGCGCCGAGCTGCTGCTCGCGGAGACCGGGGAGGCGGTGGCGCTCTGTCCCGTCTACGGCGAGGCGGTTGCCGAACCACTGGGTGTGGCGCGGTGAGCAGCGTCGGGACGGCCCCGGAGCGCCGCGCGCTGCTGCGGCGCCGGATCCGATGGCTCGTCGCCGCCACGATCACCTACAACGTCGTCGAAGCCGTCGTGGCGATCGCGGCAGGGACGATCGCGTCGTCGGTCGCGCTCATCGGGTTCGGGCTCGACTCCCTGATCGAGGTCAGTTCCGCCGCCGCCGTCGCCTGGCAGTTCGCCGGCCCCGACCCGGAACGCCGCGAGAAGGTGGCGCTGCGCGTGATCGCGGGCTCGTTCTTCGCGCTCGCCGCCTACGTCACCGTGGAGGCGTTGCGGCCGCTCGTCGCAGGCGACCACCCCGATCACTCCAGCGTCGGGATCGTGCTCGTCGCGATCAGCGTCGTCGTGATGCCGGTGCTGTCCTGGGCGCAACGCCGGGCGGGTCGCGAGCTGGGCTCGGCGTCGGCCGTCGCCGACTCCAAGCAGACGCTGCTGTGCACCTACCTGTCCGCGGCCGTGCTGATCGGGCTCGTCCTGAACTCCGCGCTGGGCTGGTGGTGGGCCGACCCGGTCGTCGCTCTCGGCCTCGCCGCCGTCGCGATCCGCGAAGGGCGGGAGGCGCTGCGCGGGGAGACCTGCTGCCCGCCCGTCCACCTCGACGAGGACGACGCGCCCGGCGAGACCGGATGCACCGACGGGTGCTGTACGGAGCTCGGGCGCTGACGCGGGGTCCTGTTCCTGGCCGTCGGCCCCTATACGCAACGTCTATCGATGGTCACGCTCCGCGCAATGAGGGTCCGGGCTGCGCGCCGTCACACAGGGGAGGACACCACGAGAGGAGCGGCGGTATGGGACCAGGCACAAGCGGCGGCATGACCGGCGGCGCGGACGGAGTGGACGCGATCCGTGCGGGGGACGAGGCGGCGTTCGGGCGGGCGGTCGGCCGCCACCAGCGCGAGTTGCAGGTGCACTGCTACCGGATGCTCGGCTCCTTCGAGGAGGCGCGCGACCTCACCCAGGAGACGTTCCTGCGCGCGTGGACCGGGCGCAGCACGTTCCGCGGCGACGCCA includes:
- a CDS encoding nuclear transport factor 2 family protein yields the protein MTLSPDDRSAIAELISLHGHVFDDGDLDRLDVLFTPSVVYDVSELGGGALHGIEAIRTAALALGEHNPLGHHVTNIVITEHGDGTARVRSKGIGVNTDGTVGTVTYEDGVVATEAGWRIDHRRVVPRRVPLNGRRA
- a CDS encoding phosphotransferase family protein, whose amino-acid sequence is MATIRPLDAGYTSRQWVADTDEGPLLVKAPVRDTDPEHLRRLIATTRRAGEGGVPVVRFRAFAPRSTALQRPVLVQEFQEGTPADEAWESMGLAERTRFAEDLGQVVGRVHSCSGPWFGDVLGAERYPDMPSFLHALVDSRLAEAPEDLTSAGRGGVAAALHRAVEAVPADGTPSLTHGDLWRQNVILRNGRIACLLDFEHGRYADRFLDFGKLDEHIFDEFPEGRPAFLDAYDAVCPLPDGWESRVRLGHAIHALSMGVYFLRWTPKWAPQYVRELEAWLALQT
- a CDS encoding ArsR/SmtB family transcription factor; protein product: MDCCGQDLTPAVALFRSLADPARLAIVQRLAHGEARVVDLTRSLGLAQSTVSKHLACLRDCGLIDFRTQGRQSFYSLTRPELIDLLRSAELLLAETGEAVALCPVYGEAVAEPLGVAR
- a CDS encoding cation diffusion facilitator family transporter, coding for MSSVGTAPERRALLRRRIRWLVAATITYNVVEAVVAIAAGTIASSVALIGFGLDSLIEVSSAAAVAWQFAGPDPERREKVALRVIAGSFFALAAYVTVEALRPLVAGDHPDHSSVGIVLVAISVVVMPVLSWAQRRAGRELGSASAVADSKQTLLCTYLSAAVLIGLVLNSALGWWWADPVVALGLAAVAIREGREALRGETCCPPVHLDEDDAPGETGCTDGCCTELGR